In a single window of the Palaemon carinicauda isolate YSFRI2023 chromosome 10, ASM3689809v2, whole genome shotgun sequence genome:
- the LOC137648498 gene encoding luciferin sulfotransferase-like: MHILRYEEMKSDITKELGKLSDFLGTGLTEKQLENVAKHTTFDAMRNRKTLFDFDMSETSPFVDAEVMKKDGGFFRQGKTGDGKKKLSQEMQTRVKEWCDKHFDFGLTFE, from the exons ATGCACATCTTGCGATACGAAGAGATGAAATCCGACATCACGAAGGAACTTGGCAAGCTTAGCGATTTCCTCGGAACTGGGCTCACCGAAAAGCAGCTGGAGAAC GTGGCGAAACACACTACTTTCGACGCCATGCGTAACCGAAAAACATTATTCGATTTCGACATGAGCGAGACATCGCCGTTTGTTGATGCTGAAGTTATGAAGAAAGATGGCGGGTTCTTCAGGCAgg GAAAAACTGGAGATGGAAAAAAGAAACTTAGCCAAGAAATGCAGACGCGAGTGAAGGAATGGTGCGATAAACATTTCGACTTTGGCCTAACTTTTGAATAG